The genomic stretch ttaatgtttatttttgttttagattACTTTGGTTTGGTTTTTGTTATGCTTTTATTCTTCAACAACATATCTGGTAAGCTGACGATTGTGGTGTCCTGCAACGACGTTTTATGCCCAGATGCGGTGacgatataaaaaaaaatatttacggTTGTGTGATGAGTAAGTATGCCTTTCTGAATTGATTTTCTTTGCATTCAAATCATGGGTTTTTTTAATATGTAATGTGTCCTTTAAACATGTTAAATATTGAGCGATGTCATATTCATGATTATCGACTCACGTGTTTGATTAAATACTGATATGGGGTTCTTTTAATTTTTGTAAGGATGGTTCCTATTGTGATATTTAAGAAGTGGTGGTGCCTATAAGATTTGTAATGGACAGAGTTGGATTAGTTGGTTCAGACGGGTCCTATGCATAATGTCACTTTTATGGCATGCCTCCCTAACATGGTGgtgttgtaccctaaattttgccccgacttttCATTTGCCTCATTtacatttagtattcttattttatctcaaaaattcaaaaaaatatatgcaGCATCTTATACATTTTTTGCATCATTctcatttagaaaataaaaatatatatatcttggcattttgtttgaattttcGACTTAGTAATATTTTGTGTTTGTTTTATAATCATTTTGGATTTATACTTTTAATTCTAAATTCATTTTAGATCTAATTTGAATTTTGAGTTAAAAttattaaatcattttttatcatatttttgttgtttgtttttggtttatttttattAGGTGTTGCAATTTCTAAAAGGAAGAGTTGTTTGGTCCAAGTTAATTCAAGTTTCCAAAGCCCATCAGCATATTTGTCCGTTGCATTTTTTTGTCTCAGCTAATCCAACAAGGAGAAGTCACGTTTTTATTCCATCACCATCTTGCTCACTACAGACAAAAAGgagaaaaatatcttcaatttcCTCACCACCTTTCACGTGAAATTCCCACAAAAATGCAAAACAAACTTTCTGCTACCTCTCCATTTTCTCCTCACGCGTTTTGATTCACTCCGGAAAAAGTGGATCTAAAATTCTTCTGACATTCCTCACCAATTCCCCTCAATTTCCTATCCTACCCTCACCTCACACTCTCTATATAACAAGCCATTCACCACACTGaaaagtgaggaagaaaaagTGTAGAAACTCTGCCAAAATGTCATCAGAACTTCCTCcaaaattcatataaaaaaaatcttcatCACTCAAACCTTCATCTTTGTACCAAAAACCTCACCATCAAAACCTACACTGCATCCTTCATCATGTTCACACCATTTTCATCTTCAAATCTCCATATGCATAAACCACATCACTAAATCTATCATCACTATACACTCCAAAACCGTCAAAACCACGTTCATCTTCATATATCACAGACAACATCAGTATTCATACAACCTAACCTCAGTACTCTCAAACACACAACTCAGATTTCACCTTCAATGTACTCAACTAATCTACACTAAATCAACTTCCACGCCATCTACACATTCGCGTTCATCAGCATCAGTTCCTCATCATCGCAGATTCAGCGCAACAACCGAGTTCAACCTCGAATCAGCTGAACGAGTCGCAACACACCAACAAATCGCGACGACGCTAAACATCACAACAGACTCGGAATCAGCATCATCGTGACGAACACACCTCTGAACATTCCAGATCTGCAAACACCATCAAATTCGGTAATGAACTCAGAATCATTCACTTGCTTTTGGATTTCGTGTTTGTTTGACTTTGTTGCATCTTTGTTGTCGCTGATTTCCGTTTAAGATGAGATTGATTTGTGTAGCActtgttcttgttgtttttattttgtttgtgttGCTTGATAAATatgatttgattgatgatatgCGGGTATGTTTGGGAGTCTTGTTTGCTTggtgttgattttgagaagaacagaggttgttgttgttgtacgtTAGCGTGAGAATTTCTTTTGAGAGGAGAGTGTGGAACGAATAGTAGGGATGAAGATGAGAGGTTGATATTTGAAGTTTGTTGTTGTCACGTGAGATTTCTGGGGAAGAGAGATTagagttttttttagtttaatgtgAAACAGGGGAAGTCTGAAGAAAAGGAGAATAGGAGGCGGGTTCCTTTTAGATCACTAgggttttctttttgtttcatttGGGCTGAAACCCATGCAGCCCAATCCGATTTACTTTAACACCCTACCCTGATGTGCATTACTCCCTGGCTGGCAATTGTCTGAATCAACTTGGGCTAAGTGCTTCGGGCCCAACGTTTTCTTTTATGCTGCACCTCTATTTCTATTTTTGTGTTGCTTTTTAGCCCATTTAGTCTTTTATGTTATGGTTTTTTATGTTaattgaaaaatacaaaaaaaatatttttatattagattttatttcattttcatattaaaatacaaaaaaaaaacatgtttagatttagatttttatttttcatattaaaaatatcaaaaatatgtttgttttaattttaatttccttttagatttaataTGCTTATGTCTAGACTTTCTTtagttaattttgattaatatttgttagtatatttttgtcatttacTCATGCATCATTATATATATCCGTTGCTAATGTTTTCTTGACttttgtgaggtactactatCATTGAGCCATTGGATTTTATTGTGGAcatttataattcattttaaatgttttgtatatattatccttttattttccgctttaatatttcgattgggttgtaataattagtagttaattttcatccccattcggttaagtgtgtaatcccccatcccgaagccttgtaataattttatcgctttcctttaccgctttattttactattgcttgcatgcttttaccgtttttcaaaataaaattaggttcttagccgttttctaccataagtcgatcgcacttcacgcatcgccatcaaccgtacTTACACATGCACACTTGCACGTACACCCTTATTTTACTCCTATGTTCATCCCTTTATGTTTGAACTTGTATGCttgtttgtatggattttacctgtatgagcttgtatgtttccatttacttcttccatcttctttttaaacaaaatattcacccccgcattacttggtccatataccaagctcccaaccaactctttgtaagtcgagtgTCTTGTGCACCGCCATCgacctgttttcaaaacttttttttcataataaaaccttgacttttgtcaTGTGATCTTCTTTAAACTCTTTTGTGCACTTGCACTCTTTTCCCTTTAAAACTTGTTTTCAATAAATCCTTTTTCgaaacttttgagcagaactacaaatgctctgacttctccattgcactgaggaggtatgtaggcacaagattcaatgtcttgccgagcaaaacttttgtaaatacccttcttcttttgtaaataacctttttcttttgtatatatttcttttctcatttcttcttttagcaaacaaaaaaatggttttaacataaacacagattttcaaaaggttcctgtggagtaccacagatgtgaggggtgctaacaccttccctttacataaccaacccccgtatccagatttcttttgtggttttttcgagttttttccctttcctcttttggaattaaaaaagttcggtggcgactcttgctttttaacgatttaagttaaccaaatgacttaaactcaaatttttgccgctacagaaaagtggcgaATCTGCTGGGGACTATCTCTAAGTGGGTTTAGcctattttgtttatctgtgtgtttatgtTATTGCCATTTGTTtgctttttgtatatatttttatgtgGTTACTTGGGTGATACCTTGTgatatgagataaagttctaacccgaacttttgtgagtaacttgagataggaggtggtaagaccaatagttgcatgtcaggagcgatccttaacatgagcatcatatggtggaaccccaatcagtggaggcctcatggaaggtagtagatgttgttacgagctatcgtaagaacgctattattttcaatagtgagtgtccgtagaagctgaatgacctagaacccttttaacccatctaagccttttttaggatgtagcgcagaaacaagttcaagtaccaatttgttcttgttgtcatgcgatgctacgctcagacgaggtctttttaggaatattattggtgcccatgagcaattgtgtgtgctggtagtatccgatagaagattgaaaactctgggaacctttgtagaacccgtttggcaggtacaaaattccctagtacatacctttgtgggttgtTCTTAatcttgactccatgctcgtgactttgaaccTTGTTTGTGTGACCCTGTGAGACCTTGATTATGATGGatacataaaccatgcattcgttTGATTTctaaggaactcataggtctttctttgtaaacatcataagtttcatcaaactcaatggatcttgggtgttgatggggtgaaaaccctaatccaccaagatggatgattgatcttgatgataacttgatcaatgctttgatcctatttaggatttacttccttcatgctttgatgtttacaaattaataacttgaattctttgaaaatcaaacaataacaaaaacaacattgcattttcattgcatcatttgcatatttCATGCAtttatccaggttgtccagaaaacttatccttgtctgtctccatcttcagagttgtttGTCTACTGTCAAGCTGATTCCCCGACACATTGAACCAAAAGCATGTATCTGaaaagtatggaagaacttcaacaagaccaagagttgctAAGATCAGAGGTCAACCAATTGAAAAGCCAGATGAATCAGATTATGGAAACcctgcaagtcttgttgaagagAGAATGCAACTTTCCTCCGATTATTACAAAGCAAGTGGATACTCATTTAGCCTTCTCCGTTGCTACTTCAAATCAAGGGCAACCATCTGTTATGTCATGTGATTCATATTTTGGAGTAGAGAAGGAAACACCTGTTTGCTTTCCTCAATCAGTGCTTCGTAGGACTCTGCATCAACGTCCATTGTCTTGTTTAGGAAAACTTAATGATGGGCGTAGTGTTGCGGTGAAGAAGTTACTTGAGAAAAACAATTACAAAAGAGTTGAGCAATTCAAGAATGAAGTTGAAATCATGGCATCATTAGTCCATGAAAATCTTGTGTCTCTATATGGATGCACTTCACTTCACAGTCCCGAGCTTCTACTTGTCTATGAGTATGTTTCTAATGGAACCGTTGCTGATCCTCTCCGTGGTAAAGAAGCAAAACATGGAAAACTTACTTGGCCTATTAGAATGAATATTGCTGTGGAGACAGCAAAGGCGTTGGAGTATATTCATACATCTAAAATCATTCACAGagatattaaaacaaataatattcTCCTTGACACTCATTTTCGTGTGAAGGTAGCCGATTTTGGACTCTCGCGCCTTTTTCAAGTCGATAAAACTCATGTTTCAACGGCTCCACGAGGGACTCTGGGTTATTTGGATCCTGAATACCAGCAATGCTCTCAACTTACCGTTAAAAGTGATGTGTATAGCTTTGGTGTTGTGATGATTGAGTTGATATCGTCTTTGCGTGCCGTTGATAATATAACAAGTGATGGGCATGAATTTGATTTGGCTTGCATGGctctaaccaaaattcaaaaccaaGCATTGCATGAAATTGTGGATCCTACACTCGGTTTTGAATCGGATTCTAAAGTAAAGAACATGATCATTGCCATGGGCGACTTAGCATCTCAATGTTTGCAAAGTTCGAAAAATTCGAGACCTACCATGGATGAAGTGTTGGAAAGTTTAGAGGAGATTCAAAAAGATGGTAAGCTTAAAAGCCAACCCGAGGTAATGGGCATTTCGAATTTATCTGATGAGGCTTCCACCTCCACTATCACCTGAGTCGAATGTTAGGAGCAGTTAAACAACTCCGAATACTAGTGGATAAATCGGTTCGATTTGATATGTTCTTCATGGTTTTCCacatactttatttatttaaactaatttCATATATTAAACATAAAAGAAAGCAGATCTAGACATTTAGTGTAGTGGGGCAAAAAGTATATCGAACTTTCCTTTTAAAAATAAGAGTAAAATGCTCATTGAGAGATAAAGAGACtaatgttataaaaatatatggatAGTTATTGTTATAGCTTATTAATTTgactgtaaattttttttatatatatagatGTCTAGTTATGTTTAAAGTCAGTCACTACATTTCTTTCTATGTGCAAATGTATATTTGATCACTAAGTTGATAGAGAAAAAAGatgaatataaaataatttgtaatgTGATAGAAAAAGTTACATAAAGATACATAAAGATGAGTATAAAATGTTTGGAATATACATAAACCACAAAATAGTGTCAAAGTTACATAAACCACAAAATAAATGTCTGCTGCATCAAACCAAAGTAGTTTCCATTTTGACACTTCCGCTCCTCCACCCGCTGCACCAGATGATAGATGTCTGCTGAATAATGATCTAGCTTGACTCTCACCTAGTTAAAACAATACAAAAGTCTAGTTCAGTAAGTATTTAACTACAATATGTTGTTAAGTAGTTtgcttatttcaattattttggcTAACTTTATGTAAATATATACTAAGGATTAATTTCAATGTATCATTCAGTGTAATTTTACTATGAAATGAGCATTACAAAATGTTACTTATCTcctatttttttcaattattttcgtgcacaaattgatccaagatcataaggtgtttggttttatgtttaaacaagttttcttctctttatttgcttttttttttgaaaactgtgttgtggaAATctatttacatcttgtgcaaatcgatttacacaattgAAAACTGCGTTGATTTTACACAATGGGTTTATTTTCGGAGTTCATAAATAAAAGTTTTTTGGTGGATGTTCCGTGTAAGGGGAAGAATTTCTCGTGGTATAGTGGTGATGGAAAATCGATGAGTAGAATTGATCGTTTCCTTGTGGCCGATAATGTGGTGAGTAGGTGGGGAGTAATCGGTCAATTGATTGGAGAGAGGGATATTTCCGATCATTGTCCTATATGGCTTGAGGTGGATAACTCGAATTGGGGTCCAAAACCGTTTAgattcaataatgaatggttttcttTTGATTCCTTTTTGCCTTTTGTGGAGAAGGAGTGGGGAAACATGAAAATTTATGGTAGAGGAGATTTTGTTCTTAAAGAAAAGCTTAGGCTTTTGAAGGATAAATTGAAGGTGTGGAATAGGGAGGTTTTCGGTAGGTACGATTTGAACATGGAAGAAGGTGTTAGGGATTTGAATGCGGTAGATGTTGGCTTGGAGACCATTTCCGAGGACCTTATTGAGGTTAATCTTGTTTTAAGGAGGGAGGCGTCTAGTAAGATATGGAGAAActtgagaataaaagaaaatatgctcTTACAAAAAGCTAGTTTGAAATGGATGAAAGAGGGAGATGCTAATAGTGGTTTTTTTCACAAGGTAATGAAAGAGAAGAGAAGTATTAGTCACTTGGGTCCTATTGTCACGGAGGAGGGAATGGCGGTTACGGTGGAGGAGGTGAGGGAAACGGTTTATAAGCACTTTAAAGAGAAATTTGTGGAGATGGAGGAGAGTAGACCTTTGTTGGAAGGTGTTGAATTTAAGGGTATCAATGAGGAGGTGGCGGAGAGTCTTGAAAAACCGTTTCTTGAAGAGGAGATAAAGGAGGCCGTGTGGAGTTGCGGGGGTGATAAATGCCCTGGCCCGGAcgggttttcttttctttttctaaagAAATGTTGGACTTTCATAAAAGAGGATTTTATGAGTTATTTCAAGTATTTTTATTCCGGTAAAGTAATCTCAAAGGCTATTTCTTCCTCGTTTTTGTCTTTGATCCCGAAGAATAGTAATCCGTTATCTCTTGATGATTATAGACCCATATGTTTGGTCGCTTGCATGTACAAAGTGGTGGCCAAACTTTTGGCGGGGAGGTTAAAATGGGTTCTTGATTCGTTGATTTCTCCGTGTCAAAATGCTTTTGTGCCCGGTAGATACCTTTTGGATGGAGTTTTGGTGGCTAATGAGGTGGTGGATTATGCGAGGAAGGAAAGAAAAAATTGTGTGCtgtttaaagttgattttgagaaggcgtATGACAAAGTTAGTTGGAGTTTTTTGAGGTATGTAATGAAGAGGATGGGTTTCGGTAGGAGATGGATGGGTTGGATGGAATTGTTGGTTTTCAATAGTAACATGTCGGTGCTTGTTAACGGAAGTCCTACGAAAGATTTTGGTGTTTTTAAAGgattgagacaaggagatcctctttctccttttctcttcGTTTTGGTGGCGGAAGGTCTCGCGGGGTTGGTGAGGAAATCTATAGAAATTGGGGAATTCGAGGGCTTTAGAATTAAGAACACTTGTTTggtggatattcttcaatttgcggatgacactcttTTGGTGGGGGAAGGATCTTGGAAGCAAATTAGGGCGATAAAGGGGGTGTTAAGAGCTTTTGAGATTGTGTCGGGCCTTGGTATCAACTTTCAAAAAAGCAAATTAATTGGCATCAATACTAGGGACTCTTTTTTGGAAGCTGCGGCTTCTTTTCTCTCTTGTAAAATGGAGGAAAGCAATTTTTACTTCCTTGGTATTCCGGTTGGTTTTGATCCTAGAAAGGAGTTGACTTGGAGGCCGTTGGTGTTGAATTTAAAGAAACGGTTAGGAAGTTGGAAACATCGTTTCTTAAATTTGGGTGGGAGAATCACTCTTTTGAAGTCCATTCTCACCTCTTTGCCCATTTTTACGatgtctttttacaagatgcctTTGAAAGTGGTGAAAGAAGTCAATAGGattcaaagtaattttttatGGGGAGGAGTGGAGGAGAGGAGGaagattcattgggttagttggaggaATGTGACTCTACCTTTTGAGAAAGGAGGAATTGGGGTAAAAAGTTTATCGGTGTTTAATAATGCTCTCCTTTCGAAGTGGAGGTGGAGGATTTTGAATGACCATGATTCTTTATGGAGTAGCGTTTTGAAAGCTCGGTACGGTGACGTTGTTTCTTTGGTGTACGGTAAGTTTGGTTCAAAAGTTTCTTCGTTtccatcttcttcatctttttcttttttatggtGGAGGGATCTTTTGAAATTGGGGAGGACTTCTTGTTGGGATCCTATTGTTGAGGGATGTCGGTGGGTGGTTAAAAAAGGTTATAACACGCCTTTTTGGGAAGCCAATTGGTGGAGAGGTCTTATTTTGTGTGATGAATTTCCGGATTTATATGAGGCTTCGGTTTTGAAAGGGGTCTCGGTCGCTACCATGGGAGGGTGGTTTGAGGGTAGTTGGAAATGGGGTGATTTTGGGATTCCCGTGAGTGGTATGGGGGCGGAGGCGGTTGTCATGGAGGGGATTGTTCGCTTGAGAGGCGTGTTGGCCGAATTTGGTGGTGTGGGGGAGGGGAGAGATGAGGTGTCATGGTCTTTATCCGATGATAGTTTTTTCTCGGTAGCTTCTTGTTACTCTTTTTTGAGTAGAGGATTCATTCCGATTGGGCCGCCGAACAAACATGATGGGGTGTTTGGGCTAATTTGGAAGGCGGAGGTGCCTTTCAAAATCAAGGCTTTTGGGTGGAGATTTCTTCTTGATAGGATTCCTACTAAAGATTGCTTGGTGTATAGAGGAATTAATATACCGGTAGATAATTTAAAGTGTTGCTTTTGTGGATATGGAATAGAAAGTAGAAACCATTCTTTTTTTGGTTGTTGGGTGGTAAAAGCTATTTGGAATGAAATAGCTCTTTGGGTGGGAAAAGAGGGTGATGTGGAGGAAGGGTGCTTGCCGAATTTTATGGAGTGACATTGTTTCTTTCGTGATAAAAAGGTTAGGAGTAGTAAGGCGGACGTCGTGTGGCTAGCTACTATATGGACGATATGGTTGGTCCGTAATGGTGTGTGTTTCCGCGACGAAGGTTGGAATTTTAACGACATGGTGTGGAATATAAAGTATATGGTTTGGAAATGGTCCTTTTGCGGGAAAATTACATACCCCAATTATTCATTTTATGAGTTTCTAAAAGAtcctcttctttttctcttttaagTATATTTGGTTGTAATTTTCCTCTTTTTTGTCCGGGTTTTCCCGTATCTTGTGTAattggg from Vicia villosa cultivar HV-30 ecotype Madison, WI linkage group LG4, Vvil1.0, whole genome shotgun sequence encodes the following:
- the LOC131595270 gene encoding LEAF RUST 10 DISEASE-RESISTANCE LOCUS RECEPTOR-LIKE PROTEIN KINASE-like 1.3, whose amino-acid sequence is MYLKSMEELQQDQELLRSEVNQLKSQMNQIMETLQVLLKRECNFPPIITKQVDTHLAFSVATSNQGQPSVMSCDSYFGVEKETPVCFPQSVLRRTLHQRPLSCLGKLNDGRSVAVKKLLEKNNYKRVEQFKNEVEIMASLVHENLVSLYGCTSLHSPELLLVYEYVSNGTVADPLRGKEAKHGKLTWPIRMNIAVETAKALEYIHTSKIIHRDIKTNNILLDTHFRVKVADFGLSRLFQVDKTHVSTAPRGTLGYLDPEYQQCSQLTVKSDVYSFGVVMIELISSLRAVDNITSDGHEFDLACMALTKIQNQALHEIVDPTLGFESDSKVKNMIIAMGDLASQCLQSSKNSRPTMDEVLESLEEIQKDGKLKSQPEVMGISNLSDEASTSTIT